One genomic segment of Hemibagrus wyckioides isolate EC202008001 linkage group LG08, SWU_Hwy_1.0, whole genome shotgun sequence includes these proteins:
- the shtn3 gene encoding shootin-1 isoform X2 → MDARRLSEAMEAGGGDEQGEAHRVKTECLRLTEERDEAERQLKHIKRVSQMVIEEVNVLQTQLEIEKSCRENAEALATKLNCENKKLKYLSLSSRPCLDELLPSISDCISLEEESDAQEHSPDPYTQYQQQVKDLQETVNTLLEEKKQLACQLQEQQRQIEALTALTEKEQAEMKELYKTIEQQNKTIKRFNRVSMMAANEYEGLKEQLDLEQNLRQKAETYAHEMLVKQKEANRQSMILLQQADPSVQLLKALEDVANVTKTLEQERLQHQEKVKALEVELDQSALRKQLEQLQKQLELLDEEKKDTEERLQQEVKKCGDLERRVKELQESQRKSESAPAPSPGTAPPPAPPPQPPPPPPPPPPPPPPPPPSRCNPLSSLIAIMRKSSKAGKGSPKLEQAPVPEAVDDVKVKAVNEMMERIKHGVVLRPVKGQDTKRFVPKPSPASEEKQQESAMEELKGILDAVKKSPSRGFQETLPVKKDSELEVILRRRRKQACEPPSADDAEGQISKVSSFDSLNGRHSSDSGKDTDRPSSSSLSGSDSSPRSSSDLGTEPNGSKQNAAVRTSLSEKEPSEPVINGSSARELKDEEQEKNKQHSGLSHPAQHEDPQVTIGSSADSTNAANSSMDAEC, encoded by the exons ATGGATGCGAGGCGGTTGTCTG AAGCGATGGAGGCCGGTGGAGGAGACGAGCAGGGAGAGGCTCACAGAGTCAAGACTGAG TGCCTGAGACTGActgaagagagagatgaagccGAAAGACAGCTTAAGCACATTAAGAGAG TTTCCCAAATGGTAATTGAGGAGGTGAATGTGCTGCAGACTCAGCTGGAGATCGAGAAGTCTTGTCGGGAAAATGCCGAAGCGCTGGCCACCAAG CTGAACTGTGAGAACAAGAAGTTAAAATATTTGAGCCTGTCGTCTCGACCGTGTCTGGACGAGCTCCTGCCCAGCATATCAGACTGCATCTCTCTGGAGGAGGAGAGCGATGCACAGGAGCACAGTCCGGACCCCTACACCCAGTACCAGCAGCAGGTCAAAG atCTTCAGGAAACAGTCAACACTTTGCTTGAGGAAAAAAAGCAGTTAGCCTGTCAGTTACAGGAGCAGCAAAGACAAATCGAGGCGCTGACAGCGCTT ACTGAAAAAGAGCAAGCAGAGATGAAGGAGCTTTATAAGACCATCGAGCAGCAAAACAAGACCATCAAGAGATTCAACAGAG TGTCCATGATGGCTGCTAACGAATATGAGGGCCTGAAGGAACAGTTGGATCTGGAACAGAACCTGAGGCAGAAGGCAGAGACCTATGCACATGAG ATGCTGGTGAAGCAAAAAGAAGCTAACAGGCAGAGTATGATTCTCCTGCAGCAGGCAGACCCCAGTGTTCAGCTGCTCAAAGCACTAGAAGATGTAGCAAACGTAACCAAAACATTGGAGCAAGAGCGACTGCAACACCAAGAAAAG GTTAAGGCTTTGGAGGTTGAGCTGGATCAGAGTGCCTTGCGGAAGCAGCTAGAACAGCTGCAGAAACAACTAGAGTTACTGGACGAGGAGAAGAAAGACACAGAAGAACGTCTCCAGCAGGAGGTGAAAAAGTGTGGTGACTTGGAGAGAAGAG TGAAAGAGCTGCAGGAGTCTCAGAGGAAAAGCGAATCGGCACCAGCTCCATCTCCTGGGACTGCACCTCcccctgctcctcctcctcaaccCCCGCCACCCCCTCCTCCACCTCCCCCACCTCCTCCCCCACCACCTCCCTCCCGCTGTAACCCCCTCAG CTCCCTCATTGCAATCATGAGAAAATCTTCCAAGGCTGGAAAAGGCTCTCCAAAATTAGAGCAGGCTCCAG TGCCTGAAGCTGTGGATGATGTCAAAGTAAAGGCTGTGAATGAAATGATGGAACGGATCAAACACGGGGTGGTTCTCAGACCTGTGAAAGGACAGGACACAAAG AGATTTGTTCCAAAG CCAAGTCCAGCTAGTGAAGAGAAACAACAGGAGAGTGCTATGGAGGAGCTAAAAGGCATCCTG GATGCAGTAAAAAAGAGTCCCAGTCGTGGCTTCCAGGAGACATTGCCTGTTAAGAAGGACAGTGAACTGGAAGTGATTCTCAGGAGGAGACGCAAACAGGCCTGTGAACCACCTTCGGCTG ATGATGCGGAAGGTCAGATCAGCAAAGTGTCTTCATTTGATAGTCTGAATGGCCGGCACAGTTCAGACTCAGGAAAAGACACAGACAGGCCAAGCAGCAGCTCTCTCTCAGGGAGTGATTCCAGCCCCAGGAGCAGCTCCGATTTGGGCACTGAACCAAATGGAAGCAAGCAAAATGCTGCTGTGCGTACATCTCTCTCAGAGAAAGAACCCTCTGAACCAGTCATCAATGGCTCTTCTGCACG AGAGCTTAAGGATGAAGAGcaggagaaaaataaacagcacagtGGCCTTAGCCACCCAGCACAGCATGAGGACCCACAGGTGACCATCGGCTCCTCAGCAGACAGTACCAACGCAGCAAACAGCAGCATGGATGCTGAGTGTTAA
- the shtn3 gene encoding shootin-1 isoform X1: MDARRLSGNEAMEAGGGDEQGEAHRVKTECLRLTEERDEAERQLKHIKRVSQMVIEEVNVLQTQLEIEKSCRENAEALATKLNCENKKLKYLSLSSRPCLDELLPSISDCISLEEESDAQEHSPDPYTQYQQQVKDLQETVNTLLEEKKQLACQLQEQQRQIEALTALTEKEQAEMKELYKTIEQQNKTIKRFNRVSMMAANEYEGLKEQLDLEQNLRQKAETYAHEMLVKQKEANRQSMILLQQADPSVQLLKALEDVANVTKTLEQERLQHQEKVKALEVELDQSALRKQLEQLQKQLELLDEEKKDTEERLQQEVKKCGDLERRVKELQESQRKSESAPAPSPGTAPPPAPPPQPPPPPPPPPPPPPPPPPSRCNPLSSLIAIMRKSSKAGKGSPKLEQAPVPEAVDDVKVKAVNEMMERIKHGVVLRPVKGQDTKRFVPKPSPASEEKQQESAMEELKGILDAVKKSPSRGFQETLPVKKDSELEVILRRRRKQACEPPSADDAEGQISKVSSFDSLNGRHSSDSGKDTDRPSSSSLSGSDSSPRSSSDLGTEPNGSKQNAAVRTSLSEKEPSEPVINGSSARELKDEEQEKNKQHSGLSHPAQHEDPQVTIGSSADSTNAANSSMDAEC, encoded by the exons ATGGATGCGAGGCGGTTGTCTGGTAATG AAGCGATGGAGGCCGGTGGAGGAGACGAGCAGGGAGAGGCTCACAGAGTCAAGACTGAG TGCCTGAGACTGActgaagagagagatgaagccGAAAGACAGCTTAAGCACATTAAGAGAG TTTCCCAAATGGTAATTGAGGAGGTGAATGTGCTGCAGACTCAGCTGGAGATCGAGAAGTCTTGTCGGGAAAATGCCGAAGCGCTGGCCACCAAG CTGAACTGTGAGAACAAGAAGTTAAAATATTTGAGCCTGTCGTCTCGACCGTGTCTGGACGAGCTCCTGCCCAGCATATCAGACTGCATCTCTCTGGAGGAGGAGAGCGATGCACAGGAGCACAGTCCGGACCCCTACACCCAGTACCAGCAGCAGGTCAAAG atCTTCAGGAAACAGTCAACACTTTGCTTGAGGAAAAAAAGCAGTTAGCCTGTCAGTTACAGGAGCAGCAAAGACAAATCGAGGCGCTGACAGCGCTT ACTGAAAAAGAGCAAGCAGAGATGAAGGAGCTTTATAAGACCATCGAGCAGCAAAACAAGACCATCAAGAGATTCAACAGAG TGTCCATGATGGCTGCTAACGAATATGAGGGCCTGAAGGAACAGTTGGATCTGGAACAGAACCTGAGGCAGAAGGCAGAGACCTATGCACATGAG ATGCTGGTGAAGCAAAAAGAAGCTAACAGGCAGAGTATGATTCTCCTGCAGCAGGCAGACCCCAGTGTTCAGCTGCTCAAAGCACTAGAAGATGTAGCAAACGTAACCAAAACATTGGAGCAAGAGCGACTGCAACACCAAGAAAAG GTTAAGGCTTTGGAGGTTGAGCTGGATCAGAGTGCCTTGCGGAAGCAGCTAGAACAGCTGCAGAAACAACTAGAGTTACTGGACGAGGAGAAGAAAGACACAGAAGAACGTCTCCAGCAGGAGGTGAAAAAGTGTGGTGACTTGGAGAGAAGAG TGAAAGAGCTGCAGGAGTCTCAGAGGAAAAGCGAATCGGCACCAGCTCCATCTCCTGGGACTGCACCTCcccctgctcctcctcctcaaccCCCGCCACCCCCTCCTCCACCTCCCCCACCTCCTCCCCCACCACCTCCCTCCCGCTGTAACCCCCTCAG CTCCCTCATTGCAATCATGAGAAAATCTTCCAAGGCTGGAAAAGGCTCTCCAAAATTAGAGCAGGCTCCAG TGCCTGAAGCTGTGGATGATGTCAAAGTAAAGGCTGTGAATGAAATGATGGAACGGATCAAACACGGGGTGGTTCTCAGACCTGTGAAAGGACAGGACACAAAG AGATTTGTTCCAAAG CCAAGTCCAGCTAGTGAAGAGAAACAACAGGAGAGTGCTATGGAGGAGCTAAAAGGCATCCTG GATGCAGTAAAAAAGAGTCCCAGTCGTGGCTTCCAGGAGACATTGCCTGTTAAGAAGGACAGTGAACTGGAAGTGATTCTCAGGAGGAGACGCAAACAGGCCTGTGAACCACCTTCGGCTG ATGATGCGGAAGGTCAGATCAGCAAAGTGTCTTCATTTGATAGTCTGAATGGCCGGCACAGTTCAGACTCAGGAAAAGACACAGACAGGCCAAGCAGCAGCTCTCTCTCAGGGAGTGATTCCAGCCCCAGGAGCAGCTCCGATTTGGGCACTGAACCAAATGGAAGCAAGCAAAATGCTGCTGTGCGTACATCTCTCTCAGAGAAAGAACCCTCTGAACCAGTCATCAATGGCTCTTCTGCACG AGAGCTTAAGGATGAAGAGcaggagaaaaataaacagcacagtGGCCTTAGCCACCCAGCACAGCATGAGGACCCACAGGTGACCATCGGCTCCTCAGCAGACAGTACCAACGCAGCAAACAGCAGCATGGATGCTGAGTGTTAA
- the tmem216 gene encoding transmembrane protein 216: protein MAAHGRHPILSSMPLQVLFYLNSWYFAAFFVAEILMFIYKGILLPYPQANLILDIVLLLLFLGLEVLRLFYGWKGNLCERSLMLIVSVGILVPCTVLSVYYLLLQTFILRLEFILNAILLCFYALELVLALITIAAFSRASVY from the exons ATGGCGGCCCACG gacGGCACCCCATT TTGTCCTCCATGCCCCTTCAGGTCCTGTTTTATTTGAACAGCTGGTATTTTGCTGCCTTCTTTGTAGCTGAAATTCTAATGTTTATCTATAAAG GAATCTTGCTGCCATACCCTCAGGCTAATCTTATCCTGGATATTGTTCTGTTGCTTCTATTCCTTGGTCTGGAAGTCCTGCGACTATTTTATG GCTGGAAGGGAAACCTGTGTGAGCGCTCTCTGATGCTCATTGTGAGTGTCGGTATCTTGGTGCCCTGCACAGTGCTAAGCGTCTACTATCTACTCCTACAGACTTTTATACTGCGTCTTGAATTTATCCTCAATGCTATCTTACTCTGCTTCTATGCTCTGGAGCTGGTTCTGGCTCTAATAACCATTGCAGCTTTTTCCAG AGCCAGTGTTTATTAA